A single Thermomicrobiales bacterium DNA region contains:
- the tcuA gene encoding FAD-dependent tricarballylate dehydrogenase TcuA gives MSTSYDVVVVGAGNAALCAALAAREQGASVLVLERAPHAERGGNSRYTAGAFRLAFNGVEDLLEVVPELTEHERATTDFGSYTADQFFADMARITQYRADPDLVPILIDQSRAAAVWMRTHGVRFSPSYGRQAFRIGERFRFWGGLAVEVTGGGPGLIEALMQAIEAEGIEIRYECGATDLIEADGTVRGVVARQNGRREEIRAEAVVLASGGFEANAEWRTRYLGPGWDLAKVRGTRFNTGDGIRMALNVGAIPWGNWSGSHAVAWDRNAPDFGDLRVGDNFQKHSYPFGIMVNANGERFVDEGADFRNYTYAKYGQVVLQQPGQFAWQVFDAKVTHLLRDEYRIREVTKVRADTLEELASKLEDVNGTRFLEVIEEYNAAVQDNVPFDPTMKDGRGTTGLDVPKSNWANQLDTPPYEAYEVTCGITFTFGGLRIDREARVLDTALQPIPGLYAAGELVGGLFYFNYPGGTGLTSGSVFGRIAGTSAGRRL, from the coding sequence GTGAGCACGAGCTATGACGTCGTCGTTGTTGGCGCTGGGAACGCCGCTCTCTGCGCGGCGCTGGCGGCGCGCGAGCAGGGCGCGAGTGTCCTGGTCCTGGAGCGCGCTCCACACGCCGAGCGCGGCGGCAACAGCCGCTACACTGCCGGTGCGTTCCGGCTCGCCTTCAACGGCGTCGAAGACCTGTTGGAGGTCGTGCCCGAGCTGACCGAGCATGAGCGGGCAACGACCGATTTCGGCAGCTATACGGCTGACCAGTTCTTCGCCGACATGGCCCGCATCACCCAGTATCGCGCCGATCCCGACCTCGTCCCGATCCTGATCGACCAGAGCCGCGCCGCTGCCGTCTGGATGCGCACGCACGGTGTCCGCTTCTCGCCGAGCTACGGCCGACAGGCGTTCCGCATCGGCGAACGCTTCCGTTTCTGGGGTGGACTTGCAGTTGAGGTCACCGGTGGTGGCCCAGGGCTGATCGAGGCGCTGATGCAGGCGATTGAAGCCGAAGGCATTGAGATTCGCTATGAGTGTGGCGCGACCGACCTCATTGAAGCGGACGGCACGGTGCGCGGCGTCGTCGCTCGCCAGAACGGACGGCGCGAAGAGATCCGCGCCGAAGCGGTTGTGCTGGCCAGCGGCGGATTCGAGGCCAACGCCGAGTGGCGCACGCGCTACCTCGGTCCGGGCTGGGATCTGGCGAAAGTCCGCGGCACGCGCTTCAACACCGGCGATGGCATCCGCATGGCGCTGAATGTCGGTGCGATTCCCTGGGGCAACTGGTCTGGCTCGCACGCAGTTGCCTGGGATCGCAACGCGCCTGACTTCGGCGACCTGCGGGTCGGCGACAACTTCCAGAAGCACAGCTACCCGTTCGGCATCATGGTGAACGCCAACGGCGAGCGCTTCGTCGACGAGGGCGCTGACTTCCGCAACTACACCTACGCCAAGTATGGGCAGGTGGTATTGCAACAGCCCGGCCAGTTCGCCTGGCAGGTGTTCGACGCCAAGGTCACTCATCTTCTGCGCGATGAGTACCGCATTCGCGAGGTGACGAAGGTGCGCGCCGACACGCTCGAAGAGCTGGCCAGCAAGCTGGAGGACGTCAACGGCACACGCTTCCTGGAGGTGATTGAGGAGTACAACGCAGCCGTGCAGGACAACGTGCCGTTCGATCCGACGATGAAGGACGGACGCGGCACGACCGGTCTCGATGTGCCGAAGTCGAACTGGGCGAACCAGCTCGATACGCCGCCGTACGAAGCCTATGAGGTGACCTGTGGCATCACCTTCACCTTCGGCGGCCTGCGCATCGACCGCGAGGCGCGAGTGCTGGACACGGCTCTGCAACCGATCCCCGGCCTGTACGCGGCTGGGGAGCTGGTCGGCGGGCTGTTCTACTTCAACTACCCCGGCGGCACCGGTCTCACCTCAGGCTCTGTCTTCGGTCGGATTGCCGGGACGAGCGCCGGACGCCGGCTGTAA
- a CDS encoding homocysteine S-methyltransferase family protein: MAFRERLRQPDALIVDGALGTELERRGVPTPEPLWSAQALLLHQDAVQQIHAAYVESGADILTANTFRTNERAVERARLAGRAEHLTHRAVALAREAADAAARPVWVAGSISPVEDCFSPWLVPDDAALAREHGLLAAWLAGAGVDLILIETMNCIREAYAAAQAALSTGLPVLVSFVCSEDGHLLSGESLADAASALAPLGPDGLLVNCIPTPHVETALRNLAQSTTLPIGAYGNLGPPVASDRWELEDAIGPQRYAAYVSDWLALGARIVGGCCGTTPAHIATLRRLVSADSDAS, from the coding sequence GTGGCGTTTCGCGAACGACTGCGCCAGCCGGACGCGCTGATCGTCGACGGCGCGCTCGGCACTGAGCTGGAGCGGCGCGGTGTTCCAACGCCGGAGCCGCTCTGGTCTGCCCAGGCGCTGCTGCTGCATCAGGATGCTGTGCAGCAGATTCACGCCGCCTACGTCGAATCCGGAGCGGACATCCTCACCGCCAACACATTCCGGACGAACGAGCGTGCCGTCGAGCGCGCTAGGCTTGCCGGTCGGGCAGAACACCTGACGCACCGCGCCGTCGCGCTGGCCCGAGAGGCGGCGGACGCGGCGGCTCGCCCGGTCTGGGTAGCAGGCTCGATCTCGCCGGTTGAGGATTGCTTCTCACCCTGGCTGGTGCCAGACGACGCGGCACTGGCTCGGGAACACGGGCTGCTTGCTGCGTGGCTAGCCGGTGCTGGCGTCGACCTGATTCTGATCGAGACGATGAACTGTATTCGTGAGGCGTACGCGGCGGCGCAGGCCGCTCTGTCCACCGGCCTGCCGGTGCTCGTGAGCTTTGTCTGCAGCGAAGATGGTCATCTGCTCTCCGGTGAGTCGCTTGCCGACGCAGCGAGTGCGCTTGCGCCCCTCGGGCCGGATGGGCTGCTCGTCAACTGCATCCCGACACCACACGTCGAGACGGCGCTGCGCAACCTTGCCCAGTCCACGACTTTGCCAATCGGCGCGTACGGCAACCTCGGTCCGCCCGTCGCCTCCGATCGCTGGGAGTTGGAAGACGCTATCGGCCCGCAACGCTACGCCGCCTACGTGAGCGACTGGCTGGCGCTTGGCGCGCGGATTGTTGGCGGCTGCTGCGGTACGACACCCGCGCATATTGCTACCCTGCGCCGCCTCGTATCAGCGGATTCGGACGCGTCGTAG
- a CDS encoding MBL fold metallo-hydrolase: MSGRFHRFQHGGIQYTVICELEREVPPGGGPSFINAPAEELRAAVDRWVAESGTPLKMAMNILVAQVGDAMVVVDTGNGPNDDNARSAMVDGLEAAGIDPAGVHLVISTHGHGDHIGGNTDRAGNPTFPNATYVMSEQEWQRLTAEPNDVAQRQLLGLADRYRRMNPGDDVIPGIGTIPAPGHAEGMMALVFGDGDDKLLHVADTFHLAFQPGYPDWYISFDGDPDQTVRTRRRLLAYAAESGHLVMAYHTPFPGLGRIEVDGDAWRWHPVE; encoded by the coding sequence ATGTCAGGGCGATTTCATCGGTTCCAGCACGGCGGCATACAGTACACAGTGATCTGTGAATTGGAGCGCGAGGTTCCGCCAGGGGGTGGCCCGTCCTTTATCAATGCCCCCGCCGAAGAGCTCCGGGCAGCGGTCGATCGTTGGGTCGCCGAGTCCGGCACACCACTGAAAATGGCGATGAACATCCTCGTCGCGCAAGTCGGTGATGCCATGGTAGTTGTCGATACTGGTAACGGCCCCAATGACGACAATGCTCGTAGTGCGATGGTCGATGGCCTCGAAGCGGCGGGCATTGATCCGGCGGGCGTTCATTTGGTCATTTCGACCCATGGTCATGGCGACCATATCGGCGGGAACACTGATAGAGCGGGCAACCCAACCTTCCCCAATGCTACCTACGTCATGAGTGAGCAAGAATGGCAACGTCTGACAGCCGAGCCAAACGACGTAGCGCAACGCCAACTTCTGGGACTCGCCGATCGCTATCGGCGCATGAATCCCGGTGACGACGTCATTCCGGGCATTGGCACGATCCCGGCTCCTGGCCATGCAGAAGGCATGATGGCGCTGGTCTTCGGTGATGGTGACGACAAGCTGCTCCACGTGGCTGACACATTCCACCTGGCATTTCAGCCCGGCTATCCTGACTGGTACATCAGTTTCGACGGCGACCCGGATCAGACGGTTCGCACACGGCGACGGCTGCTCGCTTATGCTGCCGAGTCCGGCCATCTGGTGATGGCGTACCACACGCCCTTCCCCGGCCTCGGTCGGATTGAGGTTGATGGCGATGCCTGGCGCTGGCATCCAGTCGAGTGA
- the hutU gene encoding urocanate hydratase — MNATPRTIRAPRGTELSCKGWPQEAALRMLMNNLDPEVAERPEDLVVYGGTGRAARTWEAFDAIVDCLRNLEVDETLLVQSGKPVGVLRTHEDAPRVLIANSLLVPKWATWEEFWRLEGLGLTMYGQMTAGSWIYIGTQGILQGTYETFGELASQHFGGSLAGKLVLTAGLGGMGGAQPLSVTMNDGVCLVVEADPHRVQRRLETRYVDRATDSLDEALELAEAARASGAALSIALIGNAAETHPELVRRGFRPDVVTDQTSAHDALDGYVVPEMTLEDARLLRAQDPEGYFKRSLAAMGAHVQAMLDFQQAGSIVFDYGNNLRGQAFLAGVENAFDYPGFVPAYIRPLFCEGQGPFRWVALSGDPEDIYETDRALMELFPEKEHLHRWLRMAKEQVEFQGLPARICWLGYGERHLAGLKFNELVASGRVKAPIVIGRDHLDSGSVASPYRETEAMRDGSDAIADWPILNALVNTASGATWVSVHHGGGVGIGLSIHAGQVIVADGTPEAAKRLERVLTNDPGMGVLRHVDAGYERAVLHARATKMQIPIWPTETGS, encoded by the coding sequence ATGAACGCGACTCCACGTACGATCCGCGCTCCGCGTGGGACGGAGCTGTCCTGCAAGGGCTGGCCGCAGGAGGCCGCCCTGCGGATGCTGATGAACAACCTCGATCCTGAAGTGGCCGAACGCCCTGAGGATCTGGTGGTCTACGGCGGCACCGGCCGCGCCGCACGGACGTGGGAGGCGTTCGACGCGATCGTCGATTGCCTGCGCAATCTGGAAGTCGACGAGACCCTGCTCGTGCAGTCCGGCAAGCCGGTCGGCGTCCTGCGCACCCACGAAGATGCGCCCCGCGTCCTCATCGCCAACTCGCTGCTCGTTCCGAAGTGGGCGACCTGGGAGGAGTTCTGGCGGCTGGAAGGTCTGGGCCTGACAATGTACGGCCAGATGACGGCCGGCTCGTGGATCTACATCGGTACCCAGGGCATCTTGCAGGGCACCTACGAGACGTTCGGCGAGCTGGCTAGCCAGCACTTCGGCGGCTCGCTGGCTGGCAAGCTCGTGCTGACCGCCGGTCTCGGCGGGATGGGTGGCGCCCAGCCATTATCAGTGACGATGAACGACGGAGTCTGCCTCGTCGTCGAGGCCGATCCGCACCGCGTCCAGCGGCGGTTGGAGACGCGCTACGTCGATCGCGCGACCGACTCACTCGATGAGGCGCTTGAGCTGGCCGAGGCGGCGCGAGCCAGCGGCGCGGCGCTGTCGATCGCGCTGATCGGCAATGCCGCCGAGACGCACCCCGAGCTCGTCCGTCGCGGTTTCCGCCCCGATGTCGTCACCGACCAGACCTCGGCGCACGACGCGCTGGACGGCTACGTCGTCCCAGAGATGACGCTGGAGGATGCCCGCCTGCTGCGCGCGCAGGACCCCGAGGGTTATTTCAAACGCTCGCTGGCCGCGATGGGTGCGCATGTGCAGGCGATGCTGGACTTTCAGCAGGCCGGCTCGATCGTCTTCGACTACGGCAACAACCTGCGTGGTCAGGCGTTTCTGGCCGGTGTCGAGAATGCGTTCGACTATCCGGGCTTCGTCCCGGCCTACATCCGTCCGCTCTTCTGCGAGGGGCAGGGGCCGTTCCGCTGGGTGGCGCTCTCCGGCGACCCCGAGGACATCTACGAGACCGATCGCGCACTGATGGAACTGTTCCCGGAGAAGGAGCATCTGCATCGCTGGCTGCGGATGGCGAAGGAGCAAGTCGAGTTTCAGGGACTGCCGGCACGCATCTGCTGGCTCGGCTATGGCGAGCGGCATCTGGCGGGGCTCAAGTTCAACGAGCTGGTCGCCAGCGGTCGAGTCAAGGCACCGATCGTCATCGGGCGCGATCATCTCGACAGCGGCTCGGTCGCCTCGCCGTACCGCGAGACAGAGGCGATGCGCGATGGATCGGACGCGATTGCCGACTGGCCGATCCTGAATGCGCTGGTCAACACGGCTTCCGGCGCGACCTGGGTATCGGTTCATCACGGCGGCGGCGTCGGGATCGGCCTGTCGATCCACGCCGGGCAGGTGATCGTCGCCGACGGCACACCGGAGGCAGCGAAGCGATTGGAGCGCGTGCTAACGAACGATCCTGGCATGGGCGTGCTGCGCCATGTCGATGCTGGCTATGAGCGCGCAGTTCTCCACGCCCGCGCGACGAAGATGCAGATCCCGATCTGGCCAACTGAGACTGGCAGCTAG
- a CDS encoding aryl-sulfate sulfotransferase, producing the protein MATIEQLRQKRSGTGLRAWDREHAFDGYTIFTPMAGGNEVYLIDMAGEIVHRWQVPYPPGLYGRLTERGTLLYNGKTTETPGRFIAQAAWKAGSILEMTWDGRILWEVNHPDHHHDGIQLRNGNVLLICIAPLDPEIAAAVQGGTPGSEFEGQMHADYLVEMTRDGDIVWEWRSWEHLDPIEDPISVIQNTRAAWTHCNSVSELPDGKLLLSFRNLSQVAILDRSSGELIWKISSPTVAQQHAPVLLENGNILLFDNGTHRIDHLLPYSRVIEVDPATKEIVWRYQEEEVSQFFSPLISSAERLPNGNTLICEGTFGRLFEVTTEGDVVWEYINPFYVDDVSAERVKPVNRVFRAYRYSPVDIERARSTANLH; encoded by the coding sequence ATGGCGACTATTGAGCAATTGCGTCAGAAGCGATCTGGCACGGGCCTCCGCGCCTGGGATCGCGAACACGCTTTCGACGGCTACACGATCTTCACGCCGATGGCGGGCGGCAACGAGGTCTATCTCATCGACATGGCCGGTGAGATCGTCCATCGCTGGCAAGTACCGTATCCACCCGGTCTGTATGGTCGGCTGACTGAGCGCGGCACCCTGCTCTACAACGGCAAGACGACGGAGACGCCCGGTCGGTTCATCGCGCAGGCCGCCTGGAAGGCAGGCTCGATTCTGGAGATGACCTGGGACGGTCGCATCCTCTGGGAGGTCAATCATCCCGACCACCACCACGACGGCATCCAGCTGCGCAACGGTAACGTGCTACTCATCTGCATCGCGCCGCTCGATCCGGAGATCGCCGCCGCTGTGCAGGGCGGGACGCCCGGCTCCGAGTTCGAGGGACAGATGCACGCCGACTACCTGGTCGAGATGACGCGCGATGGCGATATCGTCTGGGAGTGGCGCTCCTGGGAACATCTCGATCCGATCGAAGATCCGATTTCAGTGATTCAGAACACACGCGCTGCCTGGACACACTGCAACTCGGTCAGCGAGCTGCCGGACGGCAAACTGTTGCTGTCGTTCCGCAATCTCTCGCAGGTGGCGATCCTGGACCGCTCTTCCGGCGAGCTGATCTGGAAGATCTCGTCGCCGACCGTAGCCCAGCAACACGCGCCGGTCCTGCTCGAGAACGGCAACATCCTGCTGTTCGACAACGGTACCCACCGCATCGACCACCTGCTGCCCTACTCCCGCGTCATCGAGGTCGACCCGGCGACGAAGGAGATCGTCTGGCGCTATCAGGAGGAGGAAGTCTCTCAGTTCTTCAGTCCCCTGATCTCCAGCGCCGAACGGCTGCCGAACGGTAACACGCTCATCTGCGAGGGCACGTTCGGTCGATTGTTCGAGGTGACGACCGAAGGCGATGTGGTCTGGGAGTACATCAATCCGTTTTATGTCGACGATGTGAGCGCCGAGCGAGTGAAGCCGGTCAACCGCGTCTTCCGTGCCTATCGCTATTCCCCTGTGGATATCGAACGCGCGCGCTCGACGGCGAATCTGCACTGA
- a CDS encoding GNAT family N-acetyltransferase yields the protein MYTAAYLRLEAVVPGFTIEQVGDLKHITYGRPKAGVWHELEVGDTDPADVLAALAAHPEWRDAFIAFHTSADSPSVEYLQAGYAHIARNYLMRLDVSTAGGRPDDQIVRLTTEAEVDRLAVLREDGRVLPEYLNDTQIGCYALVVDDVPVASAIVISDGDTAVIEYVHTLARYRRLGYGRWLMRGLHRLAANNGARWTVLASNNQGRPLYTSLGYQLLCYIDIYRRQDIP from the coding sequence GTGTACACGGCCGCATATCTGCGGCTGGAAGCTGTCGTCCCCGGTTTCACGATTGAGCAGGTCGGCGATCTGAAGCACATCACCTATGGGCGCCCGAAGGCTGGCGTCTGGCACGAGCTGGAGGTTGGTGATACCGATCCGGCCGACGTGCTGGCGGCTCTCGCAGCGCACCCGGAGTGGCGCGACGCATTCATTGCATTCCACACGAGCGCCGACAGCCCGTCTGTCGAATACCTGCAAGCTGGTTATGCGCACATCGCGCGGAACTACCTGATGCGCCTCGATGTCAGTACTGCTGGCGGGCGGCCAGACGACCAGATCGTGCGCCTGACGACTGAAGCTGAAGTCGATCGCCTGGCCGTGCTGCGTGAGGACGGGCGGGTGCTTCCCGAATACCTGAATGACACGCAGATCGGCTGCTATGCACTGGTGGTTGATGATGTGCCGGTCGCATCGGCGATCGTGATTTCCGACGGTGACACCGCAGTGATCGAATATGTCCACACGCTCGCGCGCTACCGGCGGCTCGGCTACGGTCGCTGGCTGATGCGCGGTCTGCACCGCCTGGCCGCCAACAACGGCGCGCGCTGGACGGTGCTGGCTTCGAACAATCAGGGTCGACCGTTGTACACGTCGTTGGGCTACCAGTTGCTCTGCTATATCGATATCTATCGTCGGCAGGATATCCCCTGA
- a CDS encoding haloacid dehalogenase type II: protein MAIDLREFSTLTFDCYGTLIDWETGILNALRPLLRAHGQELTDDQVLEQFGEIEAAIEAGPYKAYRDVLAEVADGFGKRLGFVPTAAERATFGASVANWPAFPDSTEGLRVLKQHYQLVILSNVDDDLFAASAKRLGVPFDEVVTAQQVGSYKPNLNNFQVLFERLDTPQEKILHVAQSLFHDIAPANALGLTTVWVNRRHDRDGYGATPPQEATPNLEVPNLRTLATLVEAAFGDYSE, encoded by the coding sequence GTGGCAATAGACCTGCGCGAATTCTCAACGCTGACATTTGACTGTTACGGCACATTGATTGACTGGGAGACCGGCATCCTCAACGCCCTGCGCCCGTTGCTGCGCGCGCACGGGCAGGAGCTGACCGACGACCAGGTTCTTGAGCAGTTCGGCGAAATCGAAGCAGCGATCGAAGCGGGGCCGTACAAGGCCTATCGCGATGTCCTGGCCGAGGTCGCCGACGGCTTCGGCAAGCGCCTCGGCTTCGTACCGACCGCTGCCGAGCGGGCGACATTCGGTGCCTCGGTTGCCAACTGGCCGGCGTTCCCCGATAGCACCGAGGGACTTCGCGTTCTCAAGCAGCACTACCAGCTCGTCATCCTCTCCAACGTCGACGATGACCTGTTTGCTGCATCAGCCAAACGACTCGGTGTGCCGTTCGATGAAGTTGTCACGGCTCAGCAGGTTGGCAGCTACAAGCCAAACCTGAACAACTTCCAAGTCCTGTTCGAGCGCCTCGACACGCCACAGGAGAAGATCCTGCACGTCGCCCAGAGCCTCTTTCACGACATCGCCCCGGCCAACGCCCTGGGCCTGACGACTGTTTGGGTCAATCGTCGGCACGATCGCGATGGCTATGGCGCAACGCCGCCGCAGGAGGCGACTCCGAATCTGGAAGTGCCGAATCTCCGAACGCTGGCGACGTTGGTCGAAGCGGCCTTCGGCGACTACAGCGAATAG
- a CDS encoding GNAT family N-acetyltransferase, with translation MTNQPERSFTIRPLTTADVSAARDLMIRIFEQDFGYGYRPEFHGDVDQMQATYIDNPRNALFVAVDDASGAIAASAGVRSGGLKPEFNHAWLVERYDPERSAQIVRVYVDRAYRRNGLARRLVDEAVRFVAGEDSYDVLILHTDPRSPGAEAFWRAMPTRLILDDRDGPSESLHFEMDIPGRTTRT, from the coding sequence ATGACCAACCAACCAGAGCGATCGTTCACGATTCGACCGTTGACGACGGCGGACGTGTCGGCAGCGCGCGACCTGATGATCCGCATCTTCGAGCAGGACTTCGGCTATGGCTACCGTCCCGAATTCCACGGCGATGTCGATCAGATGCAGGCGACCTACATCGATAACCCACGCAACGCGCTGTTCGTTGCCGTCGACGACGCAAGTGGCGCAATCGCGGCGAGCGCCGGTGTGCGCTCCGGTGGACTGAAGCCCGAGTTCAACCACGCCTGGCTCGTCGAGCGCTACGACCCGGAGCGGTCCGCCCAGATCGTCCGCGTCTATGTCGACCGCGCCTATCGCCGCAACGGTCTGGCGCGGCGCCTCGTCGATGAGGCCGTGCGCTTCGTCGCTGGCGAGGACAGCTACGATGTGTTGATCCTGCACACTGATCCGCGCTCCCCGGGTGCAGAGGCATTCTGGCGGGCGATGCCGACTCGGCTCATTCTGGATGATCGCGACGGACCATCCGAGTCGCTGCACTTCGAAATGGATATACCAGGTCGCACGACCCGTACATAA
- a CDS encoding PLP-dependent aspartate aminotransferase family protein, whose amino-acid sequence MPDHQNLDVDTLLIHGGPGPDPATGAVTPPIHPTSTFVRERINDDARYRYSRGSNPTRDALEGLLAKIEHGVEAAAFASGMAAVNAAMQLLSSGDHAIVGFDCYLTTYDIFTNDLPRYGIETTIVDLTDIEAVQAAVRPNTRMIYIESPTNPLLDIVDLTAMAEIGRAAGAITVVDNTFASPYCQNPIDFGIDLVVHSTTKYLGGHSDLLGGAVISRTPELAAEIRERQYNLGAVPSAFDCWLLIRGIRTLGVRMRQHMTNAQAIAEWLEGRPGVTRVIYPGLPSHPGHELASHQMSTGYSGMVSFEVEGGSEAARRVSERTKLFLLATSLGGIESLIFPPTAWLESAPELMAEIPGSPWAQHPGMIRLSVGIESTRDLIADLEQALESLNE is encoded by the coding sequence ATGCCCGATCACCAGAACCTCGATGTCGACACACTGCTGATCCACGGCGGCCCCGGCCCCGACCCGGCAACCGGCGCAGTGACGCCGCCGATTCACCCCACCTCGACGTTCGTCCGTGAGCGCATCAACGACGACGCCAGGTACCGCTACTCGCGCGGATCCAACCCAACGCGCGATGCGCTGGAAGGTCTGCTGGCGAAGATCGAGCACGGCGTTGAGGCGGCGGCATTCGCCTCCGGCATGGCGGCGGTGAACGCGGCGATGCAGCTACTCTCCAGTGGCGACCACGCCATCGTCGGCTTCGACTGCTACCTGACGACCTACGACATCTTCACCAACGACCTGCCGCGCTACGGCATCGAGACGACCATCGTCGACCTGACCGACATCGAAGCAGTACAGGCGGCTGTGCGCCCGAACACGCGCATGATCTACATCGAAAGCCCGACGAACCCGCTGCTCGACATCGTTGACCTCACCGCGATGGCCGAGATTGGCCGAGCGGCTGGTGCGATTACCGTCGTCGACAACACGTTTGCTTCGCCCTACTGCCAGAATCCGATTGACTTCGGCATCGACCTCGTCGTCCACTCGACGACCAAGTACCTCGGCGGCCATAGCGACCTGCTGGGCGGCGCGGTCATCTCGCGCACGCCGGAACTGGCGGCGGAGATCCGCGAGCGGCAGTACAACCTCGGCGCGGTACCGAGCGCCTTCGACTGTTGGCTGCTCATTCGCGGCATCCGTACGCTCGGCGTCCGCATGCGCCAGCACATGACCAACGCTCAGGCCATCGCCGAGTGGCTCGAAGGCCGTCCCGGCGTCACCCGCGTGATCTATCCGGGCCTGCCCAGCCATCCCGGCCACGAGCTCGCCTCGCACCAGATGTCGACCGGCTATAGCGGCATGGTGTCGTTCGAGGTCGAGGGCGGCTCGGAAGCGGCGCGGCGCGTGTCGGAGCGCACGAAGCTGTTCCTGCTCGCAACCAGCCTGGGCGGCATCGAGTCGCTCATCTTCCCGCCGACCGCGTGGCTGGAGTCTGCGCCGGAACTGATGGCCGAGATCCCCGGCTCACCGTGGGCGCAGCACCCGGGCATGATCCGGCTCTCGGTCGGTATCGAATCGACCCGCGACCTGATCGCCGATCTTGAGCAGGCGCTGGAATCACTGAACGAATAG
- the hutH gene encoding histidine ammonia-lyase — MADQRVVLVDGGDLTIADVIAVARDGARVELGEDAVQKMRHTRAYIDAAAASDRPVYGVTTGFGGLARVLIPADARAEMQHAILRSHAAGMGPAIEPEVARALILLRVATLAKGYSGARPIVAEQFVKLLNADITPYIPVFGSLGASGDLAPLSHASLLLIGDGWVVDEHGAPLPAAPALAAAGIEPITLEAKEGLALINSTDGMLGMLAMAIVDAERLFRTADAIAAMTVEGLLGTDRPFAADLQALRPHPGQAKSAENLRKMLAASPLVAAHDDVTHGVQDAYSLRCHPQVIGAARDTLDYVTVVAERELASAVDNPVILPDGRVESVGNFHGEPLAFACDFLTIAACEVGAISQQRVDRMLDATRSRGLPAFLSTDAGVNSGLMIAQYTAASIVAENRRLSHPASTDSMSTSAGQEDHVSLGWASARNLRQVLTNLSRVLAVEAMASGLAIDLRDPLQPGAGSRAVLDMLRSEVPGPGPDRFLAPELAAITDMIRDGRLLDAAEGRVGAFA; from the coding sequence ATGGCTGATCAGAGGGTTGTGCTGGTCGATGGCGGCGATCTGACGATTGCTGATGTCATTGCGGTTGCCCGGGACGGGGCGCGCGTTGAGCTTGGCGAAGATGCCGTTCAGAAGATGCGCCACACTCGCGCGTACATTGATGCTGCCGCCGCAAGTGACCGTCCGGTCTATGGGGTGACAACGGGCTTCGGTGGGTTGGCGCGTGTGCTGATCCCAGCGGATGCGCGAGCCGAGATGCAGCACGCCATCCTGCGGTCGCATGCAGCAGGGATGGGTCCGGCGATTGAGCCGGAAGTGGCGCGGGCGCTCATCCTGCTGCGCGTCGCGACGCTTGCGAAAGGTTACTCCGGCGCGCGACCGATCGTCGCTGAGCAGTTCGTGAAGCTGCTGAACGCCGACATCACGCCCTACATTCCTGTATTCGGCTCGTTAGGTGCAAGCGGCGATCTCGCACCGCTCTCCCACGCTTCGCTGCTCCTGATCGGTGATGGCTGGGTCGTTGACGAGCATGGCGCGCCACTACCGGCTGCTCCGGCACTGGCGGCTGCCGGAATCGAGCCGATCACACTGGAAGCCAAAGAGGGACTGGCGCTCATCAACAGCACCGATGGCATGCTCGGGATGCTGGCGATGGCGATTGTTGATGCCGAACGGCTCTTCCGCACTGCCGACGCGATTGCCGCGATGACGGTCGAGGGCCTGCTCGGTACCGACCGCCCATTCGCCGCCGATCTCCAGGCGCTACGCCCCCACCCCGGTCAGGCGAAGAGTGCCGAGAACCTGCGCAAGATGCTGGCCGCGTCGCCGCTTGTCGCCGCTCACGACGACGTTACCCACGGCGTCCAGGACGCCTACTCGCTGCGCTGTCATCCGCAGGTGATCGGTGCGGCGCGTGACACGCTCGACTACGTGACCGTTGTCGCCGAGCGCGAACTGGCGTCGGCGGTCGACAATCCGGTGATCCTGCCGGATGGACGCGTCGAGTCGGTCGGCAATTTCCACGGCGAGCCGCTTGCCTTCGCTTGCGACTTCCTGACCATCGCCGCCTGCGAGGTTGGCGCGATCTCGCAACAGCGCGTCGACCGCATGCTCGACGCGACGCGGTCGCGCGGGTTGCCAGCGTTCCTCTCGACTGATGCGGGAGTCAATTCCGGCCTGATGATCGCGCAGTACACGGCGGCGTCGATCGTTGCTGAGAACCGGCGGCTGTCGCATCCGGCTAGCACCGACTCGATGTCGACATCGGCCGGGCAGGAAGATCATGTTTCGCTCGGCTGGGCCTCGGCCCGCAACCTGCGGCAGGTGCTGACGAACTTGAGCCGCGTCCTCGCCGTCGAAGCGATGGCGTCCGGGCTCGCGATCGACCTGCGCGATCCGCTGCAACCTGGCGCTGGCTCGCGAGCCGTGCTCGATATGCTCCGGTCGGAGGTCCCCGGACCCGGGCCGGATCGCTTCCTCGCGCCGGAGCTAGCGGCCATCACCGACATGATCCGCGACGGTCGATTGCTGGATGCCGCCGAAGGTCGGGTTGGCGCGTTTGCCTGA